One part of the Clostridia bacterium genome encodes these proteins:
- the yyaC gene encoding spore protease YyaC, protein MLERRASARPRSDLRIRADEANAAERLAAHLTAQLQEAGAQDRPVVVLCIGTDRSTGDALGPLVGSRLVERGCPWQVLGTIDEPVHASNLERVLGELGRQVPGCFVVAVDACLGRLENIGTVSLCRGPLQPGAGVNKTLPPVGDVAVTGTVNVGGFMEYLILQNTRLSVVMAIARVIADGVLLAAARWCAARSRGSGSLESGVESAPGEVAAAGGGFAPDPRPAAPGVRGAAAPEKPVTQDFRGGLAGAAEARGVL, encoded by the coding sequence ATGCTCGAACGACGCGCCAGCGCTCGTCCCCGAAGCGACCTGCGCATCCGCGCGGACGAAGCGAACGCGGCGGAGCGCCTCGCGGCCCACCTGACCGCGCAGCTTCAGGAGGCCGGCGCGCAGGATCGTCCTGTGGTCGTGCTCTGCATCGGCACGGACCGGTCCACCGGCGACGCCCTCGGTCCTCTGGTCGGCTCGCGGCTCGTGGAGCGCGGGTGCCCGTGGCAGGTTCTCGGCACGATCGACGAACCGGTGCACGCGTCGAATCTGGAGCGCGTGCTGGGCGAGTTGGGCCGCCAGGTCCCGGGGTGCTTCGTCGTGGCCGTCGACGCCTGTCTTGGCCGCCTCGAGAACATCGGCACCGTCAGCCTGTGCCGGGGCCCCTTGCAGCCCGGAGCCGGCGTGAACAAGACGCTGCCGCCCGTCGGCGACGTCGCCGTCACCGGCACCGTCAACGTCGGCGGGTTCATGGAGTACCTGATCCTGCAGAACACGCGGTTGAGCGTCGTCATGGCCATCGCGCGCGTGATCGCCGACGGCGTGCTCCTGGCCGCCGCGCGGTGGTGCGCGGCACGGTCGCGCGGGAGCGGGTCGCTGGAAAGCGGGGTCGAATCGGCGCCGGGAGAGGTGGCCGCGGCCGGTGGCGGCTTCGCCCCCGACCCGCGGCCCGCCGCACCCGGCGTCCGGGGCGCGGCCGCGCCCGAAAAGCCTGTCACGCAGGATTTTCGAGGAGGCCTAGCGGGAGCCGCCGAGGCGCGCGGCGTCCTGTGA